Proteins encoded together in one Mycobacterium sp. MS1601 window:
- a CDS encoding IS110 family transposase, whose amino-acid sequence MFTERTSVGLDVHARSVAAAAIDSDSGEVRQARLTPSYEDIRSWISELPGPVAVAYEAGPTGFGLQRALTDAGIRCEVVAPSKLQKPAGDRVKTDARDALHLCRLLRLDEITSVSIPSVAQEAARDLVRAREDCRGDLMRARHRLSKLLLRHGIVYYGGAAWTGAHDQWLRTVAAPQLSAPATRMAFDADYDHVLTMQARRRRLDAAIEEMAADGEFTAIVRRVSCLRGVNTLTGFALAVEIGDWNRFTGNTIGSFVGLVPSEFSSGSSRVQGPITKTGNTHVRRLLVEAAWHHKPRYHVGAVMRSRWDRASAAARARGDEGNRRLHGRWVSFLERRKRPVTANVAVARELAGWCWSLAVMDD is encoded by the coding sequence GTGTTTACAGAGCGTACGAGTGTTGGCCTGGACGTGCACGCACGTTCAGTGGCGGCGGCGGCAATCGACAGTGACTCCGGGGAGGTGCGCCAGGCCCGGTTGACCCCTTCTTATGAGGACATTCGGTCGTGGATATCGGAGTTGCCGGGGCCGGTGGCGGTGGCCTATGAGGCGGGTCCGACCGGGTTTGGGTTGCAGCGAGCGTTGACCGACGCGGGGATCCGCTGTGAGGTCGTCGCGCCGTCGAAGCTGCAGAAGCCGGCCGGTGATCGAGTCAAGACCGATGCCCGCGACGCCCTGCATCTGTGCCGGTTGTTGCGTCTGGACGAGATCACCTCGGTGTCGATCCCGAGCGTGGCTCAGGAAGCGGCGCGTGACCTGGTGCGTGCCCGCGAGGACTGCCGTGGCGATCTGATGAGGGCCCGGCATCGGCTCTCGAAGCTGCTGTTGCGCCACGGCATCGTGTACTACGGCGGGGCGGCGTGGACCGGTGCCCATGATCAGTGGCTACGCACCGTCGCCGCGCCGCAGCTCAGTGCGCCGGCGACGCGGATGGCCTTCGACGCCGACTATGACCACGTGTTGACGATGCAGGCCCGGCGGCGGCGGCTGGACGCAGCGATCGAGGAGATGGCCGCCGATGGGGAATTCACCGCGATTGTGCGGCGGGTGTCATGTCTGCGGGGAGTGAACACCTTGACCGGGTTTGCGTTGGCAGTCGAGATTGGTGATTGGAACAGGTTCACCGGCAACACTATCGGCTCTTTCGTTGGGTTGGTGCCTTCGGAGTTTTCGTCGGGTTCCTCGCGGGTTCAGGGCCCGATCACCAAGACCGGCAACACTCATGTCCGGCGGCTGTTGGTCGAGGCGGCGTGGCATCACAAGCCGCGATATCACGTGGGTGCGGTGATGCGGTCGCGGTGGGATCGGGCTTCTGCGGCGGCCCGCGCTCGTGGGGACGAGGGCAACCGCCGCCTGCATGGCAGGTGGGTGAGCTTCCTGGAACGACGCAAGCGACCTGTGACAGCCAATGTCGCGGTCGCGCGTGAACTGGCCGGCTGGTGCTGGTCGCTGGCTGTCATGGACGACTGA
- a CDS encoding restriction endonuclease: protein MGDFDTLLGSLDADPQVCARQFEHVCKWFFENDPVYSRELTRVWRWTDWPGRWGGDAGIDLVAEDRNGDLWAIQAKAYDPKYRVSKRDVDKFLSESGRKVFAFRMLIATTDLIDRTGERTIQQQEKRSTFFRLNDCAPPWSTGRGPHRNCGRRSRACLRSRDCIRRTPSVMWSRGSPPPIVAS, encoded by the coding sequence ATGGGGGACTTCGACACGTTGCTCGGCAGCCTGGATGCTGACCCGCAGGTCTGTGCGAGGCAGTTTGAGCACGTGTGCAAATGGTTTTTCGAGAACGATCCGGTCTATTCGCGTGAGTTGACGCGGGTGTGGCGGTGGACGGACTGGCCGGGTCGGTGGGGTGGTGACGCTGGCATCGATCTGGTGGCAGAGGACCGCAACGGCGATTTGTGGGCGATCCAGGCCAAGGCGTACGACCCCAAGTACCGGGTGTCGAAGAGGGACGTCGACAAGTTCCTGTCGGAGTCCGGCCGCAAGGTGTTCGCCTTCCGGATGCTCATCGCCACCACTGATCTGATCGACCGCACCGGCGAGCGCACCATCCAGCAGCAGGAGAAACGCAGCACCTTCTTCCGCCTCAACGACTGCGCCCCGCCGTGGTCGACTGGCCGAGGACCGCATCGCAACTGCGGCCGGCGAAGCCGCGCGTGCCTGCGAAGCCGCGACTGCATCAGAAGGACGCCATCCGTGATGTGGTCAAGGGGTTCACCACCTCCGATCGTGGCCAGCTGA
- a CDS encoding helicase associated domain-containing protein, producing MDARSTLWEASLTALTHYAVENGHANPPRGLLVDGIDLESWIRRQRRTWDQLTDERRQRLQELPGWTRNVLDDKWEAGYRHLVDYVDFTGSAEVLQSYVAEDGYRLGKWVSVQRRIWKDLSEDRRRRLSELPGWTLDARGRWWDDWFAKLEDYVTEQGTARVPQTYVTEDGAKLGTWVSNQRSTWESLSAERRSRLEQLAGWTLDSRTAFWEEGFRHLQAYAKETGTAQPPSNCIRDGFKLGVWVNTQRQNWTTLDDERKRRLEQLPGWTLNTKNTQWEEGLAHLIAYVEEHSTALVPTDCIFNGFKLGQWVTVQRVNWTSLPANRKLRLAALPGWAVSVRDAWWEEGFAQLKRYVNENGHACPAQSYFCADGFRLGSWVATQRQSFAKSQLSETRKTRLAKLTGWEWKPRRRR from the coding sequence TTGGATGCCCGCTCCACGCTGTGGGAAGCCTCCCTGACCGCCCTCACCCACTACGCCGTGGAGAACGGCCACGCGAATCCGCCGCGAGGTCTGCTGGTCGACGGCATCGATCTGGAGTCGTGGATACGTCGGCAACGTCGGACCTGGGACCAGCTGACCGATGAACGCCGCCAACGTCTCCAAGAGTTGCCCGGGTGGACGCGAAATGTGTTGGACGACAAGTGGGAGGCTGGCTACCGCCACCTTGTGGACTACGTCGATTTCACCGGCAGCGCGGAGGTCCTGCAGTCCTATGTCGCAGAGGACGGCTACCGGTTGGGCAAATGGGTCAGTGTCCAGCGTCGAATTTGGAAAGACCTGAGCGAAGACCGCCGTCGACGACTGTCGGAGCTGCCCGGCTGGACTCTGGACGCGCGGGGGCGCTGGTGGGATGACTGGTTCGCCAAACTTGAGGATTACGTGACCGAACAAGGGACTGCACGTGTGCCACAGACCTACGTCACCGAGGATGGAGCGAAACTCGGTACGTGGGTGAGCAACCAGAGGTCCACCTGGGAGTCACTAAGCGCTGAGCGCCGGAGCCGCCTGGAACAACTCGCGGGGTGGACACTCGACAGTCGAACTGCATTCTGGGAAGAAGGATTTCGTCATCTCCAAGCCTATGCGAAAGAGACCGGAACAGCCCAGCCGCCGAGCAACTGCATCCGCGACGGATTTAAGCTCGGGGTCTGGGTCAACACGCAGCGGCAGAACTGGACCACACTCGACGACGAACGCAAACGGCGCCTCGAACAACTTCCAGGCTGGACACTCAACACCAAGAACACGCAATGGGAAGAGGGCCTCGCACACCTTATCGCGTACGTGGAGGAACACAGCACCGCTCTGGTGCCGACGGACTGTATCTTCAACGGATTCAAGCTGGGCCAGTGGGTCACTGTTCAGCGAGTTAACTGGACCTCGCTACCGGCAAACCGCAAACTGCGCCTCGCAGCACTGCCGGGGTGGGCCGTGTCCGTCCGCGACGCTTGGTGGGAGGAGGGATTCGCGCAACTGAAGCGCTACGTCAACGAGAACGGTCACGCCTGCCCAGCCCAAAGTTATTTCTGCGCAGATGGATTCAGACTCGGCTCCTGGGTCGCAACACAGCGTCAGAGCTTCGCTAAAAGCCAGCTAAGTGAGACGCGCAAAACGCGACTCGCCAAGCTGACCGGATGGGAATGGAAGCCGCGCCGGAGACGATAG
- a CDS encoding NUDIX hydrolase — MRTDHYNDPNAPAPNSVVPSASAIVTDEHGRILLIKRRDNTLWALPGGGHDIGETIADTAVREVKEETGLDVKVTGLVGVYTNPRHVVAFTDGEVRQQFSLLFTTTVLGGTLAIDHESTDIAWTAPDGIPNLDMHPSMRLRIEHYLQHRDGPYLG; from the coding sequence ATGCGCACCGACCACTACAACGACCCCAACGCCCCGGCGCCCAACAGTGTCGTTCCGTCGGCCTCGGCCATCGTCACCGACGAACACGGTCGCATTCTGCTCATCAAACGCCGCGACAACACCCTGTGGGCGCTACCGGGCGGCGGCCACGACATCGGCGAAACTATCGCCGACACCGCCGTGCGGGAAGTCAAAGAGGAAACCGGGCTTGACGTCAAAGTCACGGGTCTGGTCGGTGTCTACACCAATCCCCGCCACGTGGTCGCGTTCACCGATGGCGAAGTCCGCCAGCAATTCTCGCTCCTGTTCACCACCACGGTGCTCGGCGGCACCCTTGCCATCGACCACGAAAGCACGGACATCGCCTGGACTGCACCCGACGGGATCCCTAACCTGGATATGCATCCGTCGATGAGGCTGCGCATCGAGCACTACCTGCAACACCGCGACGGCCCCTACCTCGGCTAA
- a CDS encoding HD domain-containing protein, translating to MSGVLTQRARRETETRLAEQPRRLAHVRGVAATAERLSRRFDPQTADCLVAAAWLHDIGYASSVRRTGFHPLDGAEYVRSAGFGELAASLVAFHTGAHAEAAERGLSGLSAFSDPPSDVLDVLTFCDLTTGPDGAPISPRDRLRDVLARYGSEDPVHRAVDAGRDELLAAVRRVRDWL from the coding sequence GTGAGCGGGGTTCTGACGCAGCGTGCACGGCGCGAGACCGAGACGCGGCTGGCTGAGCAGCCGCGGCGGTTGGCGCATGTCCGGGGCGTCGCGGCGACTGCCGAGCGGTTGAGTCGGCGTTTCGATCCCCAGACAGCGGACTGTCTGGTCGCAGCGGCGTGGCTGCACGATATCGGTTACGCATCGTCGGTGCGCCGGACCGGGTTTCATCCGCTCGATGGAGCGGAGTACGTGCGATCGGCCGGCTTCGGGGAGCTGGCCGCCTCCTTGGTGGCCTTTCATACCGGAGCGCACGCGGAGGCTGCCGAGCGGGGCTTGTCAGGTTTATCCGCGTTCAGTGATCCGCCCAGCGATGTCCTTGATGTGCTGACTTTTTGCGATCTGACGACCGGACCTGACGGAGCGCCGATATCACCGCGCGATCGGTTACGCGACGTGCTGGCGCGTTATGGATCCGAGGACCCGGTGCACCGGGCGGTCGACGCGGGCCGCGACGAATTGTTGGCGGCCGTCCGGCGAGTTCGCGACTGGCTATAA
- a CDS encoding S1 family peptidase, whose protein sequence is MADHEYRIGTDPLAVPNDGMRITVSSLDIDPVKAEAAPLSVENYEYFDGALLAVCIQYGNTYVVEGTAVMIGLGLALSARHVFDHHRAALGAGDAVGLCLGVRGDGTVAAWHVYSMATMPNGTDLQLLSLRLVSDMPTDGDLSTVPLTTRVPPRGEDLTVVGFRFNDEPASTDSIENPAALSGLLYVSQGAAGQFSFPLHDSVLAPYPTIEVLSGTLGGMSGGAVIDVNGHLVGVTSMGLETDDQEGPSLAAWWLPAYFWKPQLTWPVGLYNEEFTAVSENSTVRIVGREHILVTDNGRYDLTKWL, encoded by the coding sequence GTGGCTGACCACGAATATCGGATAGGCACGGACCCACTCGCAGTGCCGAACGACGGTATGCGGATCACCGTCTCGTCACTAGACATCGACCCGGTTAAGGCCGAGGCGGCGCCGTTGTCGGTAGAAAACTACGAGTACTTTGACGGGGCGCTGCTTGCCGTCTGCATTCAGTACGGCAATACATACGTGGTCGAGGGGACCGCGGTCATGATCGGCCTCGGACTTGCGCTCTCAGCCAGGCATGTATTCGACCACCACCGCGCTGCTTTGGGTGCCGGCGATGCAGTAGGGCTCTGCCTCGGCGTTCGTGGGGACGGCACGGTGGCGGCCTGGCATGTGTACTCAATGGCCACGATGCCGAACGGCACCGATTTGCAACTGTTGTCGTTGAGGCTTGTCTCCGACATGCCCACCGACGGGGACTTAAGCACTGTTCCGCTGACGACTCGTGTTCCGCCCCGAGGTGAGGATCTCACCGTAGTGGGTTTCCGATTCAATGATGAACCGGCCTCAACCGACTCGATCGAGAATCCCGCTGCCCTCAGCGGTCTTCTCTACGTGTCCCAGGGCGCGGCTGGCCAGTTCAGCTTTCCACTACATGATTCCGTTCTGGCGCCATACCCGACGATCGAAGTACTCAGTGGCACCCTCGGCGGAATGAGCGGCGGCGCGGTCATCGACGTCAATGGCCACCTTGTCGGAGTCACCTCAATGGGCCTGGAGACCGACGATCAAGAAGGACCTTCGTTGGCTGCGTGGTGGTTGCCTGCCTATTTCTGGAAACCGCAGCTGACATGGCCGGTTGGCCTCTACAACGAGGAATTTACGGCCGTGTCGGAAAACTCGACAGTGAGAATCGTTGGGCGCGAACATATTTTGGTCACAGACAATGGCCGATACGATTTGACTAAGTGGCTCTGA
- a CDS encoding WD40 repeat domain-containing protein has translation MAWSSTGQRVLPEVSLAGAVTSLCFSSYGGGLLFVAATGVGTVGLDARGSVFHEDRSELMTCDLGAVGNSVVAAYAFRKSTVLKNLSTDVFEKIHGHSDARKTLVRINSVNGRPCVLTATDSGRISMWMRTHSETSERPVVTIEDPPVSALAIIREPSDLLIAIADQRSSIRICGMNGEIVDELIGHDGKVLALLSPCFEDQQRLASGGEDGIVRIWEPRQLVDDASRRSIGVTLEWAQVAVNGVQLQVSYSEDRCIRLWDLGKVIGYWPTELSGTLKELLAVGSSDSIYLVISTKLGKAPATVTSWRIVVPSLNASQIGGPFKQSGLLQRASLVILDDSPYIIAAQGRFFNLINITNGTKKTIATHSAKIKSIEVIETQAGYLILAGTNNGRIMQLRLTAAEEMLENLGFVDALPGSVSGINAASGAEVCYLASHTSTGIVVIHSLKLDSEAKLELLGDFAVGKIDDFTFSLDEELGWLAISFRSNESSLTIWWNNFRRCATVQLPQPVMSLQLNDRSILCMSRTCIYNFTLEREALEAMFPDPAVVNPDLVPAVRSSRGKRVTAQLLKDARHLIRVGAYARSFEILVPKYQDSAAAITLAADCAYCSGDVRLIKAANAFLAQSEFAAHGSVAARLAVLWVLDDYPDRMFDMSLILARHGVAFIMRECIQVFDLDQTTELKVYDRFFASTVPMEACPETFEFFCVLAATRMFPVVRRQADALGVTFRDAFIGVRHSYDRWFTGQAKKRVCDFAREIISDAGLSERKLDLLPYQLLSFIELLDLVASEEAELRNGLFAVLQNRLERSNTSHIERFAYWALHSWVAADVLRRVTPVD, from the coding sequence ATGGCCTGGTCCAGCACTGGTCAGCGAGTGTTGCCAGAAGTTTCACTGGCTGGGGCGGTGACTTCGCTTTGTTTCAGCAGCTATGGCGGTGGACTTCTCTTCGTGGCGGCAACCGGCGTAGGTACCGTCGGGCTCGACGCACGCGGCAGCGTCTTCCATGAGGACCGTTCCGAGCTTATGACGTGCGACCTAGGGGCCGTCGGTAACTCAGTTGTTGCAGCGTATGCATTTCGGAAGTCGACAGTGCTCAAAAATCTGTCCACCGATGTATTTGAAAAGATTCACGGCCACTCTGATGCTCGAAAGACGCTAGTTCGTATCAATTCGGTGAACGGCCGCCCCTGCGTGTTGACGGCAACTGATAGTGGCCGGATCTCTATGTGGATGAGGACTCATAGCGAAACGTCCGAACGTCCAGTAGTCACGATCGAGGACCCGCCTGTGAGCGCGCTGGCAATTATAAGGGAACCGTCGGATCTTCTGATTGCAATCGCTGATCAGAGAAGTAGCATCAGGATCTGCGGTATGAATGGTGAGATTGTTGATGAACTGATAGGTCACGACGGCAAGGTGCTGGCTCTTCTTTCTCCTTGTTTCGAGGACCAACAGCGATTGGCATCGGGCGGCGAAGATGGGATCGTGCGGATCTGGGAGCCGAGACAGTTGGTGGATGACGCGTCGCGCCGGTCGATCGGTGTCACGCTCGAATGGGCGCAAGTGGCCGTAAACGGAGTTCAATTGCAGGTGTCTTATTCGGAAGACCGATGCATACGGCTATGGGATTTGGGAAAGGTTATTGGCTACTGGCCTACTGAGCTCTCGGGTACGTTGAAGGAACTATTAGCAGTTGGTTCGAGTGACTCAATCTATTTGGTAATATCTACTAAACTTGGCAAGGCGCCAGCGACAGTGACTTCTTGGCGTATCGTAGTACCTTCACTTAACGCATCGCAGATAGGAGGTCCATTCAAACAATCTGGACTATTGCAAAGGGCCTCTCTGGTTATATTAGACGACTCGCCTTACATTATCGCCGCGCAGGGACGGTTCTTCAATTTAATTAATATCACGAATGGAACTAAGAAGACGATCGCCACCCACTCGGCGAAGATAAAGAGTATCGAAGTTATCGAGACGCAAGCGGGCTACCTCATTCTGGCCGGAACTAACAATGGGCGAATAATGCAACTTCGGCTGACGGCGGCCGAGGAAATGCTGGAGAACTTAGGGTTCGTGGATGCATTACCCGGATCTGTTTCCGGAATTAACGCTGCGTCGGGAGCGGAAGTATGCTATTTGGCATCGCATACTTCGACCGGCATCGTTGTCATTCACAGTTTGAAGCTAGACTCGGAGGCGAAGCTTGAGCTTCTCGGCGATTTCGCCGTAGGAAAGATTGATGACTTCACTTTTTCCCTTGATGAGGAGCTTGGTTGGCTAGCCATCTCATTTCGGTCGAATGAAAGCAGTCTCACGATCTGGTGGAATAACTTTAGAAGGTGCGCCACCGTTCAGCTTCCCCAACCTGTGATGAGTTTGCAGCTCAATGACCGCTCTATCTTGTGTATGTCGAGAACATGCATTTACAATTTTACGCTTGAGCGAGAAGCTCTTGAGGCGATGTTCCCTGATCCGGCAGTCGTGAATCCCGATCTGGTGCCGGCCGTTCGGTCTAGCCGCGGAAAGCGTGTGACTGCCCAGCTTCTTAAAGACGCAAGACATCTAATTAGAGTAGGGGCGTACGCTCGGTCCTTTGAGATTCTCGTTCCAAAATATCAGGACTCGGCTGCGGCGATTACACTGGCGGCAGACTGTGCTTATTGTTCGGGTGATGTGAGATTGATCAAGGCGGCCAATGCATTCCTCGCGCAGAGCGAATTCGCCGCTCACGGCAGTGTCGCCGCGCGCTTAGCTGTGCTTTGGGTGTTGGATGACTACCCAGACCGGATGTTTGATATGTCGCTCATTCTTGCTCGTCACGGTGTCGCGTTCATTATGCGAGAGTGCATCCAAGTTTTTGACTTAGACCAGACCACAGAACTAAAAGTTTACGATCGTTTTTTTGCTTCCACCGTCCCAATGGAAGCTTGTCCAGAGACATTTGAATTTTTCTGTGTGCTCGCCGCGACTCGTATGTTTCCGGTTGTTAGGCGTCAGGCCGATGCACTCGGCGTGACTTTCCGCGACGCCTTTATAGGGGTAAGGCACTCGTACGATAGATGGTTTACCGGGCAGGCGAAAAAGCGCGTATGCGATTTCGCACGGGAAATCATATCGGATGCAGGACTGAGTGAGCGAAAGCTCGACCTCCTGCCATACCAGTTGTTGTCGTTCATCGAGCTTTTAGATTTGGTAGCTAGCGAAGAAGCAGAGCTACGCAATGGCCTCTTCGCGGTTCTACAGAACAGGCTTGAACGCAGCAATACGTCGCACATCGAGCGTTTCGCATATTGGGCTCTGCACTCTTGGGTCGCTGCTGACGTCCTTCGCCGTGTCACTCCGGTTGATTAG
- a CDS encoding integrase core domain-containing protein — MWNNGHIESFNNRLRKECLNRNHWNTLLEARVVIGDFKEEHNHRHRHSSLGYRTPAEYAADCRCTHTPVACEIN, encoded by the coding sequence CTGTGGAACAACGGGCATATCGAATCGTTCAACAACCGACTGCGGAAGGAGTGCCTCAACCGCAACCACTGGAACACCCTGCTCGAGGCCCGGGTCGTGATCGGCGACTTCAAGGAGGAACACAACCACCGACACCGGCACTCATCGCTGGGCTACCGGACGCCGGCCGAGTACGCTGCGGACTGCAGGTGCACCCACACCCCGGTGGCCTGCGAGATCAACTGA
- a CDS encoding FtsK/SpoIIIE domain-containing protein, producing the protein MTSNKKNTTNGGSGDDDWIGELVMSLFTASGYVLWWAVLFPAISVPIIASLVLAISHGPRVGLICAIVCSAGYAGWARLQPGSFRAWVTEPVRRRWLTWSRYTRTWESTCTLHGLTATLGGRTLTPTLRTVTVGKTTDVLVVRIVTGQSVADWHKQSDALAAAWRAGRISITAISPGELRITLMRADVLAEPIALPMPTPATRADLVSVRVGITETRHWWQVPLLGHHVLIAGATGAGKGSVLWSLIAGIAPAVKTGLVRLCVIDPKGGMELGAGAPLFTVFTHDATDTTLELLRQLVMVMHARANRLRGHTRLHTPTTSEPLFVVVIDEIAALTAYVTDRKVRTEIEQLLGLLLSQGRAVGISVVAAVQDPAKDTLPVRQLFTVRIGLRLTEATQTTMVLGQGARDAGAECDRIPDTTPGVGYMMVDGIAHAQRVRAFHVTDHDITALASRFRRTARRPNKPHQSHNTDTGHTASEGSGE; encoded by the coding sequence ATGACATCGAACAAGAAGAACACCACCAACGGTGGATCAGGCGATGACGACTGGATCGGAGAACTGGTCATGTCGCTGTTCACCGCATCCGGGTATGTGCTGTGGTGGGCGGTGCTCTTCCCGGCGATCAGCGTGCCCATCATCGCCAGCCTCGTCCTTGCTATCAGCCACGGCCCACGCGTGGGCCTGATCTGCGCGATCGTGTGCAGTGCCGGGTATGCGGGCTGGGCCAGGCTCCAACCGGGGTCATTTCGCGCCTGGGTGACCGAACCGGTACGGCGGCGCTGGCTCACGTGGTCGCGCTACACCCGCACCTGGGAATCGACCTGCACCTTGCACGGCCTGACCGCCACCCTCGGCGGACGCACTCTCACTCCCACCCTGCGCACGGTGACGGTCGGTAAAACCACCGATGTGCTCGTGGTGCGGATCGTCACCGGCCAGTCCGTGGCAGATTGGCATAAACAGTCCGACGCGCTGGCCGCCGCGTGGCGCGCCGGCCGCATCAGCATCACCGCCATCTCGCCCGGCGAACTGCGCATCACGTTAATGCGCGCAGACGTGCTAGCTGAACCGATCGCCCTGCCCATGCCAACCCCGGCCACCCGGGCCGATCTGGTGTCGGTGCGGGTCGGGATCACCGAAACGCGACATTGGTGGCAGGTGCCGCTGCTCGGTCACCACGTGCTGATCGCCGGGGCAACCGGCGCCGGCAAAGGCTCAGTGCTGTGGTCGTTGATCGCCGGCATTGCCCCCGCGGTGAAGACCGGGCTGGTCCGGTTGTGTGTCATCGACCCCAAAGGCGGCATGGAACTCGGTGCCGGAGCACCCCTGTTCACCGTGTTCACCCACGACGCCACCGACACCACCCTGGAGTTGCTACGCCAGCTCGTCATGGTGATGCACGCCCGGGCGAATCGTCTGCGTGGCCACACCCGCCTGCACACCCCCACGACGTCGGAGCCGTTGTTCGTTGTGGTGATCGATGAGATCGCCGCACTGACCGCATACGTGACCGACCGCAAGGTCCGCACCGAAATCGAACAACTCCTGGGCCTGCTGCTCTCCCAAGGCCGCGCGGTCGGCATCAGCGTGGTCGCCGCGGTCCAAGACCCGGCCAAAGACACCCTGCCGGTACGGCAGCTGTTCACGGTGCGGATCGGGTTGCGGCTGACCGAAGCCACCCAAACCACCATGGTCCTCGGCCAAGGGGCACGCGATGCCGGGGCAGAATGCGACCGCATCCCCGACACCACCCCCGGGGTGGGCTACATGATGGTTGACGGCATCGCCCACGCCCAGCGGGTGCGGGCCTTTCACGTCACCGACCACGACATCACCGCCCTGGCCAGCCGGTTCCGCCGAACCGCGAGGCGACCGAACAAGCCCCACCAGTCACACAACACCGATACCGGCCACACCGCGAGTGAGGGCAGCGGTGAATAG
- a CDS encoding SCO3933 family regulatory protein, which yields MRLRIDTSGTRFIVTRAPEPRLNFETGAPKVDTATGMPMYATQVLALDDSGGEVLNVTVAGDPKVTVTQSVSVVGLVAIPWAQGDRSGVAFRADALTAATASGAAPSEQTRPQK from the coding sequence ATGCGTTTGAGAATCGATACGTCTGGGACTCGTTTTATCGTCACCCGCGCTCCTGAGCCACGGCTGAACTTCGAAACCGGCGCCCCGAAAGTCGACACCGCCACCGGGATGCCGATGTACGCCACCCAGGTCCTCGCGCTGGATGACTCCGGCGGCGAAGTGCTCAATGTCACTGTGGCAGGAGACCCCAAAGTAACAGTCACGCAGTCTGTTTCGGTAGTTGGTCTGGTGGCCATCCCGTGGGCCCAAGGCGATCGCAGCGGGGTGGCGTTCCGTGCTGATGCCCTCACCGCCGCCACCGCCAGTGGTGCTGCGCCGAGTGAGCAGACACGCCCGCAGAAGTAA